The DNA sequence ACTGGCCGTAGCCCAGACAGCTATCAATAGAAAAATCATTAAAATTCAGTCCAAGCAAAGAAAGTAACCGAGGACCTGCTATTTTCTTCAGGACATGTGAGTGCGTTTTGATTAAAAAAATACGATACCGGGAATGCAAAAGAGCTTAACAGGGATGTTAAGCTCTTTTGCATTCCCGGTATCGTATTTGCCCACAACATTGTAATACCTATTGCTTGATCTCCACTGGAGCCATTACGCGGGCCCTTGTTTGATTTTGTATGACTTTACCACCCCATGTACCATTGGAAGCTCTGTGCACTATGTTCGGAGTTGTATTTTGCTCAAAGACGTTATTCGAATTGACATTACCCCAGCATTCATCGTTAATTCCCGTGGTGAATCCTTGGATGGTGTTTCTCATAATTTTATTCCCTTGTGCCGGGTATTCAGGCGATCTGAAATAAACAAAGATGCCCCCGCGATCTCCTTTTTTAGACGTGTCGGTGCCGCGGTGCACAATAGTGTTGCCTTCAACCAGGCTATTGCTGGAGCCTTCCAGACTAATACCGGTGGATCCAATTATCGAGGTGATCAAATTATTGGTAAGTCGAAACTGATTATTATCAATGATGCGTATGGGTATACCTGATTTACCTTCTGTAGTGATACGAATACCTTTCACAGTTATGATACTGGCTACGTTAGTTCCAACCGTGAGCAATCCACAGGCAGTAGCACCCTTAGTTGTAATGATACCTCCTGTAAACGAAATGTTTTTGCTGGTCCCATCGCCAATCAGGCCGATTCCGTGACCATACTTTACGCCCTGGTAGACCTTGTTGTTGGTAAATGTAATGCGTTCACTACTATGGAACGTAGCAAGTCCGTAGTTTTTGCAATCGCTGACTATGTTGTTCGTCGCCGAACAGTCGACACTGTGTTCAAAGTCGACTCCCACGTCCCCGCAAGTTTTTACTGTATTTGTCGCTACAGTAATACGTCGGCCTTTATTGCCCCATATACCTCCTCCGTCAACATTCTGAATCTGATTGCCGGTAATGCGAAAATCTTCACACCACCCGTTTGTATCATCGCCCCACCATTGAATGCCATGTTGGGCATTAGCTATGCGACATCCGGTAACTCGCACATTTTTGGATGTTACAAAATTTATTCCCTGGAACTGATCGTTACCTTTTGCCCCACATCCATTCACTTGCACATTGGTAAGAGTAACGTTCGTACAGCCGGCGATTTGAATTCCCTGTTCTGCTACGTTACGAATACGAATACCGGTAATTTTTATTCCCTGTGCATCAAATATACGAATACCCATCCCCTTTCTACGTACTGACCGATTACCGTCGATAAGGCCTGTGCCTCGAATTTGTACGCCAGTGGCTAAATTTAGAATGGGTAGCGACTGGCTACCAGGTGCTCCTTTTAGTATCGTTTTAGAACCGATAATAAGTTGAGTTTGCTTAGGCACATCGATGGTCCGGACGATGTATGTACCCGGTGGGATTGTTACCGTTTTGCCTGCATTCCGATTAATCAATTGTTGAATAATCTGCGTTTGATCAACGAAAAGCGAGCTAATCGTCGAAAGTATGAGTAAAAGAGAAGAGGCTATAAGCATAAACGTTTTAAGATCGTGTTTGAAGTTTTATTGAGCAATCCCAAATTTTATGATTTAAAATTTGGGATTGCTCAATAAAAAAGTTACTAGATTGATTGTCAACTAACTGGATTTTGCGAACGATAAGAATCAACTCTCATAAATCACACTTTTTTTTGTAAAATATACCTTTTCATATTATTCTGACTAAATGATTATAGACCACGTTTAATCACCATCTATCATCAGAAAAATAATGATGATAGATGGTTGGTAATAGATTCGCTGAGATGATGGGATAGAGATGTAACAATAAACCTAACTAGCCAAAACATATTTTGTGATGGCCATTGGATAGGATTTATTATTTTTCACATTTACCTAGAAAGGGAAACGTTTATGAACGAGTGATTTTACTTGAGTTTAATTGATTTATATATACGCTGGAAAACATACTGATTCAGTTAATGTATTATAATAAACACGAAAATTGTAAATATATTTGTGTTATTAATTCATTATGTGATCTTTACCTAACCAGGAATTATGCGCGTATTAATTTACTTTGGCTTGCTTGTAGGCTGCAGTACCTATTTCATGCCTGCTTTTGCCCAAAATAATGTAGTGCTAACGTCAGGCCAATCGTCACCCGGCTCCGATAATGTACTGGTAGGTGTACTCGCCGGTAATGGCTCACTATCAGGAAATGGAAATACGTTAGTCGGGAAAAGCGCGGGTTCTTCAATTTCATCGGGCTCCAGTAATAGTTTTGTGGGTATTGGCGCAGGATTAGGTAATACGGTAGGGCGCGACAACACATTCATTGGTGCTTTTGCTGGTTTTGCAAATAGTGATGGCAATGAAAATACGTTTGTTGGCCGTTCAGCCGGTACCAGGAATACGTCGGGTGGGGCTAATGCTTTTTTTGGTATTAGCACTGGCCAGGATAACACGACTGGTTCCCGTAATTCCTTCTTTGGTGCAGCGGCTGGTACCGATAATACCACTGGTAGTCTGAACGCCTTCTTTGGTGTTGAAGCAGGGAATCTTAACACGACCGCATCCTACAACACGTTCATGGGTGCTTACGCAGGCAACCGTAACACAACAGGTCAACACAATACATTCATTGGTCATTCATCCGGTACGTTCAACAGTACAGGTCAGCAAAACGTGTCTGTTGGTTCCTTTGCCGGAGCCAACAGTAATGCAGTCAATAATTCTTTTGTAGGATATAGTGCAGGCAATAATACTACTGGCGGGGGAGACAACACGTTCATGGGCGCTTTTGCCGGATGGTCGAATACTACCAGCACTCAAAACACTTTTGTGGGTAGTAATGCTGGTTTTCGTAATACGGCTTCGGCCAATACGTTTGTTGGCTACAAGGCCGGTGAGCAGAACACCACCGGCCAGTTCAACAGCTTTATCGGCGTGCAGGCCGGCTTGAACAACACGACCGGCTCATCAAACTATTTCTTCGGAACCAACTCGGGCGTCAACAACACCAGCGGTTCGGGCAACTACTTTCTGGGCGACAACGCCGGCCAGTTCAACACCAGCGGGGGCTTCAACATCTACATCGGTGCCAACTCAGGCAATGGCCCTTCCGTCAATGGCAACAACAACATGGCCCTGGGCTTCGAGGCCGGACGCGGTAACGCCGGCGGCTTCAACAACACCTTCGTGGGCTTCCGGGCCGATGCGGGCGGAACGGGCCTGACCAACGCCACGGCCATCGGCAACAACGCCCGCGTCAACGTGAGCAACGCCCTGGTGCTGGGCAGCGGTGCCAATGTAGGGGTGGGCACCTCCTCGCCCACGGCTCGGTTGCACGTGGCCAGCGGCACGGCCAACCAGTCGGGTCTTCGCCTGGAGAACCTCACCAGCGGCTCGCCGGCGAGTGTGACCAACCAGACCAAGTTTCTCACCGTCGACGGGGCGGGCAATGTAGTGCTGGGCAGCAGCACGGGCTCGGCCCGTGTGGGTGCTGATGAGCAGTGGAGTCTGGAGGGGGGCCAGTTGCGCAACCGCAACGGGGGTGGGGTAGTGATCGGCTCGGGCATCGCCCAGTTGCCGGCGGGTTACGGTCTGTACGTGGCGGAGGGGATCCTGACCGAACGCCTGAAGGTGGCCGTCAAGACGAGCGCTGCGTGGAGCGACCGGGTGTTCGAGCCTGGCTACCGGCTTCGTGGTCTGGGTGAGGTAGAGCGTTACGTGTCGGCTCATCATCACCTGCCCGGCATACCTTCAGCGGCCGAGGTGGTCGCCGAGGGGGTCGACGTGGGTCAGCTGCAGTCAAAGCTGCTGGAAAAGGTCGAAGAATTGACCTTGTATATAATAAGCCTTGAAAAAAGGATCAATACGTTAGAGGCTGAGAAAGGCAAGTTATCGGCCAAAGCGAAAAAGAAGTAGTTGGGCTCAGGCTGGGAAGCACCGGTCAACAGGGACTTTATTAGCCTAAGGTATAGGCCAACCTTAACCAATGAGCTACCTTTGTGCGTTGATTTTAAGCCGTTAAATAAACGTATAGGTTGTTGGTGCTTACTCCGAAAGTTTATATTGTCCTGTTAAACTACAATGGGTGGGCTGATACCTTAGAGTGCCTGGAGAGTCTGGCTAAGCTGACATTTCCGCGCTACCAGATC is a window from the Spirosoma rigui genome containing:
- a CDS encoding right-handed parallel beta-helix repeat-containing protein encodes the protein MLIASSLLLILSTISSLFVDQTQIIQQLINRNAGKTVTIPPGTYIVRTIDVPKQTQLIIGSKTILKGAPGSQSLPILNLATGVQIRGTGLIDGNRSVRRKGMGIRIFDAQGIKITGIRIRNVAEQGIQIAGCTNVTLTNVQVNGCGAKGNDQFQGINFVTSKNVRVTGCRIANAQHGIQWWGDDTNGWCEDFRITGNQIQNVDGGGIWGNKGRRITVATNTVKTCGDVGVDFEHSVDCSATNNIVSDCKNYGLATFHSSERITFTNNKVYQGVKYGHGIGLIGDGTSKNISFTGGIITTKGATACGLLTVGTNVASIITVKGIRITTEGKSGIPIRIIDNNQFRLTNNLITSIIGSTGISLEGSSNSLVEGNTIVHRGTDTSKKGDRGGIFVYFRSPEYPAQGNKIMRNTIQGFTTGINDECWGNVNSNNVFEQNTTPNIVHRASNGTWGGKVIQNQTRARVMAPVEIKQ
- a CDS encoding beta strand repeat-containing protein, which codes for MRVLIYFGLLVGCSTYFMPAFAQNNVVLTSGQSSPGSDNVLVGVLAGNGSLSGNGNTLVGKSAGSSISSGSSNSFVGIGAGLGNTVGRDNTFIGAFAGFANSDGNENTFVGRSAGTRNTSGGANAFFGISTGQDNTTGSRNSFFGAAAGTDNTTGSLNAFFGVEAGNLNTTASYNTFMGAYAGNRNTTGQHNTFIGHSSGTFNSTGQQNVSVGSFAGANSNAVNNSFVGYSAGNNTTGGGDNTFMGAFAGWSNTTSTQNTFVGSNAGFRNTASANTFVGYKAGEQNTTGQFNSFIGVQAGLNNTTGSSNYFFGTNSGVNNTSGSGNYFLGDNAGQFNTSGGFNIYIGANSGNGPSVNGNNNMALGFEAGRGNAGGFNNTFVGFRADAGGTGLTNATAIGNNARVNVSNALVLGSGANVGVGTSSPTARLHVASGTANQSGLRLENLTSGSPASVTNQTKFLTVDGAGNVVLGSSTGSARVGADEQWSLEGGQLRNRNGGGVVIGSGIAQLPAGYGLYVAEGILTERLKVAVKTSAAWSDRVFEPGYRLRGLGEVERYVSAHHHLPGIPSAAEVVAEGVDVGQLQSKLLEKVEELTLYIISLEKRINTLEAEKGKLSAKAKKK